The following proteins are co-located in the Anas platyrhynchos isolate ZD024472 breed Pekin duck chromosome 1, IASCAAS_PekinDuck_T2T, whole genome shotgun sequence genome:
- the NR2C1 gene encoding nuclear receptor subfamily 2 group C member 1 isoform X9 produces the protein MITHSQGAVTQTLMDGTAQRIQIVPSDSGLSLPQRIQILTDNSPNEQALNKVFDLCVVCGDKASGRHYGAVTCEGCKGFFKRSIRKNLVYSCRGTKDCVINKHHRNRCQYCRLQRCIAFGMKQDSVQCERKPIEVSREKSSNCAASTEKIYIRKDLRSPLAATPTFVTDNETARSTGLLESGMFVNIHQSGIKSEPTVLMTPDKVEACQGDLSTLANVVTSLANLGKSKDMSQSSTELSMIESLSNGDASLSELQQEEQASSDVTRSRCPTSRDSKDGIESMAFDTLAKALNPGESAACQNSDSVEGSVQLIGGETSMNLVEIEGPLLSDAHVAFRLTMPSPMPEYLNVHYICESASRLLFLSMHWARSIPCFQALGQDNSISLVKACWNELFTLGLAQCSQVMNVATMLTAFVNHLHSSLQQDKLPTDRGKLVMEHIFKLQEFCNSMVKLCLDGYEYAYLKAIVLFSPDHPGLENVVQIEKFQEKAYMEFQDYVTKAYPDDTYRLSRLLLRLPALRLMSAAITEELFFAGLIGNVQIDSIIPYILRMETADYNSQIIGHAV, from the exons ATG ATTACCCATTCCCAAGGAGCTGTTACACAAACACTAATGGATGGGACAGCACAACGAATACAGATCGTACCTTCAGATTCAGGCCTCTCTTTACCACAACGTATACAG ATTTTAACAGACAACTCTCCCAATGAACAGGCCCTAAATAAAGTGTTTGATCTGTGTGTTGTATGTGGAGACAAGGCATCAG GGCGTCACTACGGAGCAGTAACTTGTGAGGGGTgcaaaggattttttaaaaggagTATACGCAAGAATTTGGTTTATTCATGCCGAGGAACAAAAGACTGTGTTATCAACAAACACCACCGGAATCGATGTCAGTACTGTAGGCTGCAGAGATGCATAGCGTTTGGAATGAAACAAGATT CTGTGCAGTGTGAGAGGAAACCTATTGAAGTGTCAAGAGAAAAGTCTTCAAACTGTGCAGCTTCTACTGAAAAGATCTACATTCGGAAAGATCTTCGCAGTCCATTAGCTGCAACTCCAACTTTTGTAACAGACAATGAAACAGCAAG GTCGACAGGTCTGCTGGAATCAGGAATGTTTGTTAACATTCATCAGTCTGGGATAAAAAGTGAGCCTACTGTGTTGATGACTCCAGATAAG GTTGAAGCCTGTCAGGGAGATTTAAGTACACTGGCAAACGTGGTGACATCATTAGCAAACCTCGGTAAATCCAAAGACATGTCACAAAGCAGTACAGAGCTATCTATGATTGAGAGTTTAAGTAATGGAGATGCGTCATTATCTGAACTCCAGCAAGAAGAACAAGCTAGTAGTGATGTTACAAG GAGTCGCTGCCCCACCTCAAGGGATTCTAAGGATGGTATTGAAAGCAT GGCCTTTGATACCCTTGCAAAAGCATTAAACCCAGGAGAGAGCGCAGCGTGCCAGAACTCTGACAGTGTTGAAGGCAGCGTCCAGCTGATCGGGGGAGAAACAAGCATGAATCTCGTTGAAATAGAGGGGCCACTGCTCAGTGATGCCCATGTAGCATTCAGG CTCACCATGCCTTCTCCTATGCCTGAGTATCTTAACGTTCACTATATCTGCGAGTCTGCCTCCAGGCTGCTGTTCTTGTCCATGCACTGGGCGCGTTCCATTCCGTGTTTCCAAGCTTTAGG acAGGATAACAGCATATCATTAGTAAAAGCCTGCTGGAACGAACTTTTTACGCTTGGTCTTGCACAGTGTTCACAAGTTATGAATGTGGCGACTATGTTAACTGCGTTCGTTAATCATCTTCACAGCAGTTTACAGCAAG ATAAGCTGCCAACAGACAGAGGAAAACTAGTAATGGAGCATATCTTCAAATTGCAAGAGTTCTGTAACAGCATGGTTAAGCTTTGCCTGGATGGATATGAATATGCATATTTGAAAGCAATCGTACTCTTCAGTCCTG ATCATCCAGGTCTAGAAAATGTGGTACAGATTGAGAAATTTCAAGAAAAGGCTTACATGGAGTTCCAAGACTATGTAACAAAAGCATATCCAGATGATACGTACAG ACTGTCTAGACTCCTTCTCCGATTGCCTGCTCTTAGGCTGATGAGTGCTGCCATCACCGAGGAGCTGTTCTTTGCAGGACTAATCGGAAACGTTCAGATTGATAGCATCATCCCATATATCCTGCGCATGGAGACAGCGGACTATAACTCTCAAATAATTGGTCACGCCGTATAA
- the NR2C1 gene encoding nuclear receptor subfamily 2 group C member 1 isoform X5, producing MITHSQGAVTQTLMDGTAQRIQIVPSDSGLSLPQRIQIVTDQQTGQKIQIVTALDQSSAGKQFILTNHDGSTPSKVILARQDSTPGKVILATPDAAGVNQLFFASPDISAQHIQILTDNSPNEQALNKVFDLCVVCGDKASGRHYGAVTCEGCKGFFKRSIRKNLVYSCRGTKDCVINKHHRNRCQYCRLQRCIAFGMKQDSVQCERKPIEVSREKSSNCAASTEKIYIRKDLRSPLAATPTFVTDNETARSTGLLESGMFVNIHQSGIKSEPTVLMTPDKVEACQGDLSTLANVVTSLANLGKSKDMSQSSTELSMIESLSNGDASLSELQQEEQASSDVTRSRCPTSRDSKDGIESMAFDTLAKALNPGESAACQNSDSVEGSVQLIGGETSMNLVEIEGPLLSDAHVAFRLTMPSPMPEYLNVHYICESASRLLFLSMHWARSIPCFQALGQDNSISLVKACWNELFTLGLAQCSQVMNVATMLTAFVNHLHSSLQQDKLPTDRGKLVMEHIFKLQEFCNSMVKLCLDGYEYAYLKAIVLFSPDHPGLENVVQIEKFQEKAYMEFQDYVTKAYPDDTYRLSRLLLRLPALRLMSAAITEELFFAGLIGNVQIDSIIPYILRMETADYNSQIIGHAV from the exons ATG ATTACCCATTCCCAAGGAGCTGTTACACAAACACTAATGGATGGGACAGCACAACGAATACAGATCGTACCTTCAGATTCAGGCCTCTCTTTACCACAACGTATACAG ATTGTCACAGATCAGCAGACGGGCCAGAAGATTCAGATTGTTACAGCACTTGATCAGAGCTCAGCAGGCAAGCAGTTCATCTTAACAAATCATGATGGCTCTACCCCAAGCAAGGTGATCCTTGCCAGACAAGATTCCACTCCAGGAAAAGTAATCCTAGCAACTCCAGATGCTGCAGGTGTCAACCAACTGTTTTTTGCATCCCCTGATATATCTGCACAACACATCCAG ATTTTAACAGACAACTCTCCCAATGAACAGGCCCTAAATAAAGTGTTTGATCTGTGTGTTGTATGTGGAGACAAGGCATCAG GGCGTCACTACGGAGCAGTAACTTGTGAGGGGTgcaaaggattttttaaaaggagTATACGCAAGAATTTGGTTTATTCATGCCGAGGAACAAAAGACTGTGTTATCAACAAACACCACCGGAATCGATGTCAGTACTGTAGGCTGCAGAGATGCATAGCGTTTGGAATGAAACAAGATT CTGTGCAGTGTGAGAGGAAACCTATTGAAGTGTCAAGAGAAAAGTCTTCAAACTGTGCAGCTTCTACTGAAAAGATCTACATTCGGAAAGATCTTCGCAGTCCATTAGCTGCAACTCCAACTTTTGTAACAGACAATGAAACAGCAAG GTCGACAGGTCTGCTGGAATCAGGAATGTTTGTTAACATTCATCAGTCTGGGATAAAAAGTGAGCCTACTGTGTTGATGACTCCAGATAAG GTTGAAGCCTGTCAGGGAGATTTAAGTACACTGGCAAACGTGGTGACATCATTAGCAAACCTCGGTAAATCCAAAGACATGTCACAAAGCAGTACAGAGCTATCTATGATTGAGAGTTTAAGTAATGGAGATGCGTCATTATCTGAACTCCAGCAAGAAGAACAAGCTAGTAGTGATGTTACAAG GAGTCGCTGCCCCACCTCAAGGGATTCTAAGGATGGTATTGAAAGCAT GGCCTTTGATACCCTTGCAAAAGCATTAAACCCAGGAGAGAGCGCAGCGTGCCAGAACTCTGACAGTGTTGAAGGCAGCGTCCAGCTGATCGGGGGAGAAACAAGCATGAATCTCGTTGAAATAGAGGGGCCACTGCTCAGTGATGCCCATGTAGCATTCAGG CTCACCATGCCTTCTCCTATGCCTGAGTATCTTAACGTTCACTATATCTGCGAGTCTGCCTCCAGGCTGCTGTTCTTGTCCATGCACTGGGCGCGTTCCATTCCGTGTTTCCAAGCTTTAGG acAGGATAACAGCATATCATTAGTAAAAGCCTGCTGGAACGAACTTTTTACGCTTGGTCTTGCACAGTGTTCACAAGTTATGAATGTGGCGACTATGTTAACTGCGTTCGTTAATCATCTTCACAGCAGTTTACAGCAAG ATAAGCTGCCAACAGACAGAGGAAAACTAGTAATGGAGCATATCTTCAAATTGCAAGAGTTCTGTAACAGCATGGTTAAGCTTTGCCTGGATGGATATGAATATGCATATTTGAAAGCAATCGTACTCTTCAGTCCTG ATCATCCAGGTCTAGAAAATGTGGTACAGATTGAGAAATTTCAAGAAAAGGCTTACATGGAGTTCCAAGACTATGTAACAAAAGCATATCCAGATGATACGTACAG ACTGTCTAGACTCCTTCTCCGATTGCCTGCTCTTAGGCTGATGAGTGCTGCCATCACCGAGGAGCTGTTCTTTGCAGGACTAATCGGAAACGTTCAGATTGATAGCATCATCCCATATATCCTGCGCATGGAGACAGCGGACTATAACTCTCAAATAATTGGTCACGCCGTATAA
- the NR2C1 gene encoding nuclear receptor subfamily 2 group C member 1 isoform X3 translates to MATIEELAHQIIEQQMGEITHSQGAVTQTLMDGTAQRIQIVPSDSGLSLPQRIQIVTDQQTGQKIQIVTALDQSSAGKQFILTNHDGSTPSKVILARQDSTPGKVILATPDAAGVNQLFFASPDISAQHIQILTDNSPNEQALNKVFDLCVVCGDKASGRHYGAVTCEGCKGFFKRSIRKNLVYSCRGTKDCVINKHHRNRCQYCRLQRCIAFGMKQDSVQCERKPIEVSREKSSNCAASTEKIYIRKDLRSPLAATPTFVTDNETARSTGLLESGMFVNIHQSGIKSEPTVLMTPDKVEACQGDLSTLANVVTSLANLGKSKDMSQSSTELSMIESLSNGDASLSELQQEEQASSDVTRSRCPTSRDSKDGIESMAFDTLAKALNPGESAACQNSDSVEGSVQLIGGETSMNLVEIEGPLLSDAHVAFRLTMPSPMPEYLNVHYICESASRLLFLSMHWARSIPCFQALGQDNSISLVKACWNELFTLGLAQCSQVMNVATMLTAFVNHLHSSLQQDKLPTDRGKLVMEHIFKLQEFCNSMVKLCLDGYEYAYLKAIVLFSPDHPGLENVVQIEKFQEKAYMEFQDYVTKAYPDDTYRLSRLLLRLPALRLMSAAITEELFFAGLIGNVQIDSIIPYILRMETADYNSQIIGHAV, encoded by the exons ATGGCAACCATAGAGGAACTGGCCCATCAAATTATTGAGCAGCAAATGGGAGAG ATTACCCATTCCCAAGGAGCTGTTACACAAACACTAATGGATGGGACAGCACAACGAATACAGATCGTACCTTCAGATTCAGGCCTCTCTTTACCACAACGTATACAG ATTGTCACAGATCAGCAGACGGGCCAGAAGATTCAGATTGTTACAGCACTTGATCAGAGCTCAGCAGGCAAGCAGTTCATCTTAACAAATCATGATGGCTCTACCCCAAGCAAGGTGATCCTTGCCAGACAAGATTCCACTCCAGGAAAAGTAATCCTAGCAACTCCAGATGCTGCAGGTGTCAACCAACTGTTTTTTGCATCCCCTGATATATCTGCACAACACATCCAG ATTTTAACAGACAACTCTCCCAATGAACAGGCCCTAAATAAAGTGTTTGATCTGTGTGTTGTATGTGGAGACAAGGCATCAG GGCGTCACTACGGAGCAGTAACTTGTGAGGGGTgcaaaggattttttaaaaggagTATACGCAAGAATTTGGTTTATTCATGCCGAGGAACAAAAGACTGTGTTATCAACAAACACCACCGGAATCGATGTCAGTACTGTAGGCTGCAGAGATGCATAGCGTTTGGAATGAAACAAGATT CTGTGCAGTGTGAGAGGAAACCTATTGAAGTGTCAAGAGAAAAGTCTTCAAACTGTGCAGCTTCTACTGAAAAGATCTACATTCGGAAAGATCTTCGCAGTCCATTAGCTGCAACTCCAACTTTTGTAACAGACAATGAAACAGCAAG GTCGACAGGTCTGCTGGAATCAGGAATGTTTGTTAACATTCATCAGTCTGGGATAAAAAGTGAGCCTACTGTGTTGATGACTCCAGATAAG GTTGAAGCCTGTCAGGGAGATTTAAGTACACTGGCAAACGTGGTGACATCATTAGCAAACCTCGGTAAATCCAAAGACATGTCACAAAGCAGTACAGAGCTATCTATGATTGAGAGTTTAAGTAATGGAGATGCGTCATTATCTGAACTCCAGCAAGAAGAACAAGCTAGTAGTGATGTTACAAG GAGTCGCTGCCCCACCTCAAGGGATTCTAAGGATGGTATTGAAAGCAT GGCCTTTGATACCCTTGCAAAAGCATTAAACCCAGGAGAGAGCGCAGCGTGCCAGAACTCTGACAGTGTTGAAGGCAGCGTCCAGCTGATCGGGGGAGAAACAAGCATGAATCTCGTTGAAATAGAGGGGCCACTGCTCAGTGATGCCCATGTAGCATTCAGG CTCACCATGCCTTCTCCTATGCCTGAGTATCTTAACGTTCACTATATCTGCGAGTCTGCCTCCAGGCTGCTGTTCTTGTCCATGCACTGGGCGCGTTCCATTCCGTGTTTCCAAGCTTTAGG acAGGATAACAGCATATCATTAGTAAAAGCCTGCTGGAACGAACTTTTTACGCTTGGTCTTGCACAGTGTTCACAAGTTATGAATGTGGCGACTATGTTAACTGCGTTCGTTAATCATCTTCACAGCAGTTTACAGCAAG ATAAGCTGCCAACAGACAGAGGAAAACTAGTAATGGAGCATATCTTCAAATTGCAAGAGTTCTGTAACAGCATGGTTAAGCTTTGCCTGGATGGATATGAATATGCATATTTGAAAGCAATCGTACTCTTCAGTCCTG ATCATCCAGGTCTAGAAAATGTGGTACAGATTGAGAAATTTCAAGAAAAGGCTTACATGGAGTTCCAAGACTATGTAACAAAAGCATATCCAGATGATACGTACAG ACTGTCTAGACTCCTTCTCCGATTGCCTGCTCTTAGGCTGATGAGTGCTGCCATCACCGAGGAGCTGTTCTTTGCAGGACTAATCGGAAACGTTCAGATTGATAGCATCATCCCATATATCCTGCGCATGGAGACAGCGGACTATAACTCTCAAATAATTGGTCACGCCGTATAA
- the NR2C1 gene encoding nuclear receptor subfamily 2 group C member 1 isoform X7, with protein sequence MATIEELAHQIIEQQMGEITHSQGAVTQTLMDGTAQRIQIVPSDSGLSLPQRIQILTDNSPNEQALNKVFDLCVVCGDKASGRHYGAVTCEGCKGFFKRSIRKNLVYSCRGTKDCVINKHHRNRCQYCRLQRCIAFGMKQDSVQCERKPIEVSREKSSNCAASTEKIYIRKDLRSPLAATPTFVTDNETARSTGLLESGMFVNIHQSGIKSEPTVLMTPDKVEACQGDLSTLANVVTSLANLGKSKDMSQSSTELSMIESLSNGDASLSELQQEEQASSDVTRSRCPTSRDSKDGIESMAFDTLAKALNPGESAACQNSDSVEGSVQLIGGETSMNLVEIEGPLLSDAHVAFRLTMPSPMPEYLNVHYICESASRLLFLSMHWARSIPCFQALGQDNSISLVKACWNELFTLGLAQCSQVMNVATMLTAFVNHLHSSLQQDKLPTDRGKLVMEHIFKLQEFCNSMVKLCLDGYEYAYLKAIVLFSPDHPGLENVVQIEKFQEKAYMEFQDYVTKAYPDDTYRLSRLLLRLPALRLMSAAITEELFFAGLIGNVQIDSIIPYILRMETADYNSQIIGHAV encoded by the exons ATGGCAACCATAGAGGAACTGGCCCATCAAATTATTGAGCAGCAAATGGGAGAG ATTACCCATTCCCAAGGAGCTGTTACACAAACACTAATGGATGGGACAGCACAACGAATACAGATCGTACCTTCAGATTCAGGCCTCTCTTTACCACAACGTATACAG ATTTTAACAGACAACTCTCCCAATGAACAGGCCCTAAATAAAGTGTTTGATCTGTGTGTTGTATGTGGAGACAAGGCATCAG GGCGTCACTACGGAGCAGTAACTTGTGAGGGGTgcaaaggattttttaaaaggagTATACGCAAGAATTTGGTTTATTCATGCCGAGGAACAAAAGACTGTGTTATCAACAAACACCACCGGAATCGATGTCAGTACTGTAGGCTGCAGAGATGCATAGCGTTTGGAATGAAACAAGATT CTGTGCAGTGTGAGAGGAAACCTATTGAAGTGTCAAGAGAAAAGTCTTCAAACTGTGCAGCTTCTACTGAAAAGATCTACATTCGGAAAGATCTTCGCAGTCCATTAGCTGCAACTCCAACTTTTGTAACAGACAATGAAACAGCAAG GTCGACAGGTCTGCTGGAATCAGGAATGTTTGTTAACATTCATCAGTCTGGGATAAAAAGTGAGCCTACTGTGTTGATGACTCCAGATAAG GTTGAAGCCTGTCAGGGAGATTTAAGTACACTGGCAAACGTGGTGACATCATTAGCAAACCTCGGTAAATCCAAAGACATGTCACAAAGCAGTACAGAGCTATCTATGATTGAGAGTTTAAGTAATGGAGATGCGTCATTATCTGAACTCCAGCAAGAAGAACAAGCTAGTAGTGATGTTACAAG GAGTCGCTGCCCCACCTCAAGGGATTCTAAGGATGGTATTGAAAGCAT GGCCTTTGATACCCTTGCAAAAGCATTAAACCCAGGAGAGAGCGCAGCGTGCCAGAACTCTGACAGTGTTGAAGGCAGCGTCCAGCTGATCGGGGGAGAAACAAGCATGAATCTCGTTGAAATAGAGGGGCCACTGCTCAGTGATGCCCATGTAGCATTCAGG CTCACCATGCCTTCTCCTATGCCTGAGTATCTTAACGTTCACTATATCTGCGAGTCTGCCTCCAGGCTGCTGTTCTTGTCCATGCACTGGGCGCGTTCCATTCCGTGTTTCCAAGCTTTAGG acAGGATAACAGCATATCATTAGTAAAAGCCTGCTGGAACGAACTTTTTACGCTTGGTCTTGCACAGTGTTCACAAGTTATGAATGTGGCGACTATGTTAACTGCGTTCGTTAATCATCTTCACAGCAGTTTACAGCAAG ATAAGCTGCCAACAGACAGAGGAAAACTAGTAATGGAGCATATCTTCAAATTGCAAGAGTTCTGTAACAGCATGGTTAAGCTTTGCCTGGATGGATATGAATATGCATATTTGAAAGCAATCGTACTCTTCAGTCCTG ATCATCCAGGTCTAGAAAATGTGGTACAGATTGAGAAATTTCAAGAAAAGGCTTACATGGAGTTCCAAGACTATGTAACAAAAGCATATCCAGATGATACGTACAG ACTGTCTAGACTCCTTCTCCGATTGCCTGCTCTTAGGCTGATGAGTGCTGCCATCACCGAGGAGCTGTTCTTTGCAGGACTAATCGGAAACGTTCAGATTGATAGCATCATCCCATATATCCTGCGCATGGAGACAGCGGACTATAACTCTCAAATAATTGGTCACGCCGTATAA
- the NR2C1 gene encoding nuclear receptor subfamily 2 group C member 1 isoform X8, producing MATIEELAHQIIEQQMGEITHSQGAVTQTLMDGTAQRIQIVPSDSGLSLPQRIQILTDNSPNEQALNKVFDLCVVCGDKASGRHYGAVTCEGCKGFFKRSIRKNLVYSCRGTKDCVINKHHRNRCQYCRLQRCIAFGMKQDSVQCERKPIEVSREKSSNCAASTEKIYIRKDLRSPLAATPTFVTDNETARSTGLLESGMFVNIHQSGIKSEPTVLMTPDKVEACQGDLSTLANVVTSLANLGKSKDMSQSSTELSMIESLSNGDASLSELQQEEQASSDVTRAFDTLAKALNPGESAACQNSDSVEGSVQLIGGETSMNLVEIEGPLLSDAHVAFRLTMPSPMPEYLNVHYICESASRLLFLSMHWARSIPCFQALGQDNSISLVKACWNELFTLGLAQCSQVMNVATMLTAFVNHLHSSLQQDKLPTDRGKLVMEHIFKLQEFCNSMVKLCLDGYEYAYLKAIVLFSPDHPGLENVVQIEKFQEKAYMEFQDYVTKAYPDDTYRLSRLLLRLPALRLMSAAITEELFFAGLIGNVQIDSIIPYILRMETADYNSQIIGHAV from the exons ATGGCAACCATAGAGGAACTGGCCCATCAAATTATTGAGCAGCAAATGGGAGAG ATTACCCATTCCCAAGGAGCTGTTACACAAACACTAATGGATGGGACAGCACAACGAATACAGATCGTACCTTCAGATTCAGGCCTCTCTTTACCACAACGTATACAG ATTTTAACAGACAACTCTCCCAATGAACAGGCCCTAAATAAAGTGTTTGATCTGTGTGTTGTATGTGGAGACAAGGCATCAG GGCGTCACTACGGAGCAGTAACTTGTGAGGGGTgcaaaggattttttaaaaggagTATACGCAAGAATTTGGTTTATTCATGCCGAGGAACAAAAGACTGTGTTATCAACAAACACCACCGGAATCGATGTCAGTACTGTAGGCTGCAGAGATGCATAGCGTTTGGAATGAAACAAGATT CTGTGCAGTGTGAGAGGAAACCTATTGAAGTGTCAAGAGAAAAGTCTTCAAACTGTGCAGCTTCTACTGAAAAGATCTACATTCGGAAAGATCTTCGCAGTCCATTAGCTGCAACTCCAACTTTTGTAACAGACAATGAAACAGCAAG GTCGACAGGTCTGCTGGAATCAGGAATGTTTGTTAACATTCATCAGTCTGGGATAAAAAGTGAGCCTACTGTGTTGATGACTCCAGATAAG GTTGAAGCCTGTCAGGGAGATTTAAGTACACTGGCAAACGTGGTGACATCATTAGCAAACCTCGGTAAATCCAAAGACATGTCACAAAGCAGTACAGAGCTATCTATGATTGAGAGTTTAAGTAATGGAGATGCGTCATTATCTGAACTCCAGCAAGAAGAACAAGCTAGTAGTGATGTTACAAG GGCCTTTGATACCCTTGCAAAAGCATTAAACCCAGGAGAGAGCGCAGCGTGCCAGAACTCTGACAGTGTTGAAGGCAGCGTCCAGCTGATCGGGGGAGAAACAAGCATGAATCTCGTTGAAATAGAGGGGCCACTGCTCAGTGATGCCCATGTAGCATTCAGG CTCACCATGCCTTCTCCTATGCCTGAGTATCTTAACGTTCACTATATCTGCGAGTCTGCCTCCAGGCTGCTGTTCTTGTCCATGCACTGGGCGCGTTCCATTCCGTGTTTCCAAGCTTTAGG acAGGATAACAGCATATCATTAGTAAAAGCCTGCTGGAACGAACTTTTTACGCTTGGTCTTGCACAGTGTTCACAAGTTATGAATGTGGCGACTATGTTAACTGCGTTCGTTAATCATCTTCACAGCAGTTTACAGCAAG ATAAGCTGCCAACAGACAGAGGAAAACTAGTAATGGAGCATATCTTCAAATTGCAAGAGTTCTGTAACAGCATGGTTAAGCTTTGCCTGGATGGATATGAATATGCATATTTGAAAGCAATCGTACTCTTCAGTCCTG ATCATCCAGGTCTAGAAAATGTGGTACAGATTGAGAAATTTCAAGAAAAGGCTTACATGGAGTTCCAAGACTATGTAACAAAAGCATATCCAGATGATACGTACAG ACTGTCTAGACTCCTTCTCCGATTGCCTGCTCTTAGGCTGATGAGTGCTGCCATCACCGAGGAGCTGTTCTTTGCAGGACTAATCGGAAACGTTCAGATTGATAGCATCATCCCATATATCCTGCGCATGGAGACAGCGGACTATAACTCTCAAATAATTGGTCACGCCGTATAA